From one Lolium rigidum isolate FL_2022 chromosome 4, APGP_CSIRO_Lrig_0.1, whole genome shotgun sequence genomic stretch:
- the LOC124707878 gene encoding F-box protein SKP2A-like, with translation MVSARSLDGELDSCFRNLTVSRGGGRGQAETGGDMPTLSGWKDLPMELLMRIISVVGDDRIVVVASGVCTGWRDTLGWGVTNLSLSWCQQNMNNLTISFAHKFTKLQVLTLRQIKPQLEDSAVEAVANYCYDLRELDLSRSFRLSDRSLYALANGCPRLAKLNISGCSSFSDSALIYLSCHCKNLKCLNLCGCVKAATDESLQAIARNCAHMQSLNLGWCDNVTDEGVTSLASGCPDLRALDLCGCVLITDESVIALASGCPHLRSLGMYYCQNITDRAMYSLANSCVKSKRGRWGAVRSSSSKDIDGLANLNISQCTALTPPAVQAVCDSFPSLHTCPERHSLIISGCLSLTSVHCACGLQRHRAEGTLQPTSHAY, from the exons ATGGTTAGTGCGAGGTCACTGGACGGGGAGTTGGATTCGTGCTTCAGGAACCTCACGGTGTCTCGTGGCGGTGGAAGGGGGCAGGCTGAAACTGGTGGTGATATGCCTACATTGTCAGGTTGGAAGGACCTTCCGATGGAGCTGCTCATGCGgattatatcagttgttggagacgaTCGAATCGTCGTTGTGGCATCCGGTGTTTGCACTGGCTGGCGTGACACGTTAGGATGGGGGGTCACTAATCTTTCCCTCTCATG GTGCCAGCAGAACATGAATAATTTAACAATATCATTTGCTCACAAGTTCACAAAGCTTCAGGTTCTCACTCTTCGCCAAATCAAACCTCAGCTTGAAGACAGTGCAGTAGAGGCTGTTGCCAACTACTGTTACGATCTACGTGAGTTAGACCTCAGCAGAAGTTTCAGGCTTAGTGACCGCTCACTGTATGCACTGGCCAACGGATGTCCTCGGCTTGCAAAACTTAACATCAGTGGATGTTCCAGTTTCAGTGACAGTGCCTTAATATACCTTAGTTGCCACTGCAAAAACCTGAAGTGCTTGAATCTGTGTGGATGTGTGAAGGCAGCCACTGATGAATCTTTGCAG GCCATAGCCCGTAACTGCGCGCACATGCAATCTTTAAACCTAGGTTGGTGTGACAATGTCACAGATGAGGGGGTTACCAGTTTGGCATCAGGTTGCCCTGATCTGAGGGCCCTAGATTTGTGTGGTTGTGTTCTTATAACAG ACGAGAGTGTTATTGCTCTTGCAAGTGGGTGCCCTCACCTTCGATCCTTGGGCATGTACTACTGCCAGAACATCACCGACCGTGCCATGTACTCCCTCGCAAACAGCTGTGTGAAGAGCAAACGAGGGAGGTGGGGTGCAGTGAGGAGCAGCAGCTCAAAGGACATCGACGGGCTGGCAAACCTCAACATCAGCCAATGCACGGCACTGACACCTCCAGCTGTTCAGGCGGTCTGCGACTCCTTCCCGTCACTCCACACCTGTCCTGAGAGGCACTCCCTCATCATCAGCGGCTGCCTCAGCCTGACGTCTGTTCACTGTGCCTGTGGCCTCCAGCGGCACCGTGCTGAAGGCACCCTGCAACCCACGAGCCATGCCTACTGA
- the LOC124707877 gene encoding bidirectional sugar transporter SWEET1b-like, with translation MEDVAKFLFGIAGNVIALFLFLSPIPTFWRIIRKRSTEEFSGVPYNMTLLNCLLSAWYGLPFVSPNNILVSTINGVGAAIETVYVVIFLCFASSKKTRLRTLGLASAVAGVFAAVALVSMLALHGQARKLLCGIAMTVFSICMYGAPLSIMRLVIKTKSVEYMPFLLSLAVFLCGTSWFVYGLLGRDPFVAIPNGCGSFLGAMQLILYAVYRNNKGGPGAGGKMQDDVEMSGDARINSKQVAHGHHDGGAGKSGKANKMDGQV, from the exons ATGGAGGATGTGGCCAAGTTCTTGTTTGGGATTGCGG GCAACGTCATTGCTCTCTTTCTCTTCCTATCGCCGAT TCCTACTTTCTGGAGGATCATTCGGAAGAGATCAACGGAGGAATTCTCCGGGGTGCCATACAACATGACGCTCCTCAACTGCCTCCTCTCCGCCTG GTACGGGCTGCCATTCGTGTCCCCAAACAACATCCTGGTGTCGACAATCAACGGCGTGGGCGCGGCGATCGAGACGGTGTACGTGGTGATCTTCCTGTGCTTCGCGTCGAGCAAGAAGACTCGGCTCCGGACGCTGGGCCTGGCATCGGCGGTGGCGGGGGTGTTCGCGGCCGTGGCACTTGTGTCCATGCTCGCCCTCCATGGGCAGGCCCGCAAGCTCCTCTGTGGCATCGCCAtgaccgtcttctccatctgcatgTATGGCGCGCCCCTCTCCATCATG aggctggtgaTCAAGACAAAGAGCGTGGAGTACATGCCGTTCCTGCTCTCGCTGGCGGTGTTCCTGTGCGGCACGTCGTGGTTTGTCTACGGCTTGCTCGGCCGCGACCCCTTCGTCGCG ATCCCCAACGGGTGCGGGAGCTTCCTGGGTGCCATGCAGCTCATCCTGTACGCCGTCTACCGGAACAACAAGGGCGGCCCTGGCGCCGGTGGCAAGATGCAGGACGACGTGGAGATGTCCGGAGACGCGAGGATAAACAGCAAGCAGGTCGCCCACGGCCACCATGACGGCGGCGCCGGGAAATCGGGGAAGGCCAACAAGATGGACGGCCAGGTGTAG
- the LOC124705422 gene encoding proteasome subunit beta type-6-like yields the protein MDASSLMGSSSDAPTSGEHRMGTTIVGVCYNGGVVLAADSRTSTGMYVANRASDKISQLTDNVYVCRSGSAADTQVISDYVRYFLHQHTIQSGQPATVKVASNLVRLLAYQNKSMLQAGMIVGGWDKYEGGQIYSVPLGGTILRQPFAIGGSGSSYLYGLMDHEWRDGMTQEEAEKFVVKVVSLAIARDGASGGVVRTVTINAEGVKRSFHPGNKLPLWHEELEPQNSLLDILAAGNPDAMVQ from the exons atggacgcctcctCGCTCATGGGATCCTCCTCCGACGCGCCCACCTCCGGGGAGCACCGGATGGGCACCACCATCGTCGGCGTCTGCTACAACGGCGGCGTCGTCCTCGCCGCCGACTCCAGGACCAGCACCG GAATGTATGTGGCAAACCGTGCTTCAGACAAGATTAGTCAGCTCACTGATAATGTCTATGTCTGCCGCTCTGGATCT GCTGCTGATACACAAGTTATTTCGGATTATGTGCGTTATTTTCTCCACCAACACAC TATTCAGTCTGGGCAGCCAGCTACCGTGAAagttgcatccaacttggttaggTTGCTAGCCTATCAGAACAAG AGCATGTTGCAAGCTGGAATGATAGTTGGTGGATGGGATAAATATGAGGGAGGCCAAATCTACTCAGTCCCTCTTGGTGGAACGATTCTTAGGCAACCATTTGCAATTGGAG GATCTGGTTCCAGTTACCTCTATGGATTGATGGATCATGAATGGAGAGATGGGATGACCCAGGAAGAAGCTGAG AAGTTTGTGGTGAAGGTGGTTTCCCTTGCTATTGCCCGTGATGGTGCTAGTGGAGGGGTTGTTCGCACCGTTACT ATAAACGCGGAGGGTGTTAAGAGGAGCTTTCACCCTGGTAACAAACTGCCACTGTGGCATGAAGAGCTGGAGCCCCAGAACTCTCTGCTTGATATTCTTGCCGCCGGGAACCCTGACGCGATGGTCCAGTGA